The genomic window TTGATATGAGTTTTTACTTTTCTAGAGCACACCTTGACAGAAAGTTCACGTTTTAGTCGTATtgcttggagaaagaaaaagttcaCTGAGAAATCAAACCATCTCCTTCAAACACATACCCCCAGAGTGTGTGCAGAAGGCGGTGCGTTTAGACGACACGGTTTTTCAGCTCTATTCTATTCACCCTACCCGACTCGGCCAAACACTTTCCTGAGGACTCGGACCTCCGGGAGGGAGCGAGAGGAAGGGACGCGGAGATCCGCGCGCGTCCGGCCGGGGTCGCCGCGCGCGCCCCGGGCGTCCCGGGCGCATCCAGCCGGCCGGCGGCCGCCACGCTCGCGGCCGAGGTTTCCATTCCCGCCGCCGCGCTCCCTGCGGTATTGCGCCGAGAATACCTTTCCCAACCAGATCGCCGGTTTGGAGAAAGTCCAGCTCTTGCCCAGAAAGAgccaataaaatgggaaagtgCGCAACTGATTGATAATACATTttacaagaagaaaaattaaaggaggTAAACTGCTGAACTCTCACAAATGGGCCTGCCTACAACCTAAAACTTTCTGCAGGACGCGGGCCTGGACGGAGGGCCCGGGGCCGAGGGTCCAGCGCGCCGTCCTCCGGGGGCTCGCCGGGCGGGCGAGGGTGGCAGGGCGCCGCCGCGGTCCAGCCAGGGGGTGTGTCCGGGGGTCCCAGCGCTAACTCAGACCCTGCCCTCCCCGCCGCGCCCCGGACCGGCCTGGGGCGAAGCGACCTCGCCCCCGGGAGTGGTCCCCAGCCTCGCCGGCAGATCCCCCAAAACACACAGACTCTCGTTGACTTATTAAATGTGAGGCAATCAGGCAGCTCCTTTTTTAATAGCCCGAGATCTACATTTAGACAAAAACAGATCCGAGTTCCTGGTAAAGGCGTTTCTTCTCATCCTGTCATAAGTGACAGGAACGGAGGGAAATAGACTGGAGgagagaaggggtggggggaggtgaaggggagggacaaggaggggagggagatgggagaggggggccgccggggtgggggtgcagggtgggcagtgggggagggaaaTGGAGGAGACGGGAGAAAGGGGGATCGGGTGCGTGGGGAGAGGGGGTGTAGGAGGGGGTCGGGGAGGGAGTGGAGGGGAGGAGACGGGGAGTGTGGGGAGACGGGGCGGGGAGAcggggagaaggagggggagacGCGGAGGGGCGATGGGGGGGCAGACGGGGTGGGGAGACGGGGAAGAGATGGGGGTGGTGAAGGGGGTGTCTGACGAAGATCCGCGCGGGGATACGAACACTCCGGCGGCTTCTAATTAAAGACCGGAGCCGGGCCCTCGGGGACCCGCCTGACGTCGGCAGCCGCGGGGATAAGAGGCGCCCAGAGGTCCGAGGCCGGACTCCGCCAGCCCGCACCCCAAGCCACTGCGAGTTCCGCGCCCGCAGCTCCGAGGCGCCGCGTCCCTTCCCCGCGCGTCCAGTGCGCCCCGCGGCCGGGCGCCGCCGGGCATGGAGTAGGGAGCCGGCCGCCAGCTCCGGGGCGCGGGGACGGACGCCGGAGGACGCGCACGGCTGCGGGGCGCGGGGACGGGCGACCCGGCCGGGTTCCTGCGCGCAGGTGGCTCCGCGGCTGGCGCCGGGCAGGTACGAGCCGGGCTCCCTCCCCGGGGCCAGGGGTTTTCCAGAACCGGGCCCAGCGGGCGTCTGGGGAGAGGGTCTCGTCGCCGGGGCTTTTCGGCGGAGATCGGGGACACCGGGAAGAGGGGCGACCGCCACACAAAGGCGCTGCTGGAAACTTGAGCCCCGCCGCCGGGCGGGGCGCCCACACCCCCGGCTTGCCGGGGTGCGCGGCGGTTCCCTGAGGCAGACGCCTGGGCCCGAGCTCCCGAGCCCCCGCTGCCCCCGCTCGGCGCCCGTGGGGGAAAGAAAGTTGAGGCGCTGCGCCGCGCTGCGGGGCTCCGGCCAATGTGCCATCTCCAGGAAAGTTCGGGGCCGCGGCGGGGCCGAGGCGCGTGCCGCCCTGCGCGGAGGGCGCGCGGCACCCAAGGCGCGCTCTCCACGTCGCCGCGAGGGGCCTCGGGGAGGGGGCGTCCGCGTGGGGACCCCGCCCAGCCTCCCGCCCGGCCCCGCGGCGGCCTTCCCGGTCCGGACGGCGCGGGGCGCCCCTCCACCGGCTTGGCGACTCCGGGGCGCGGGGGCCGGGGCGCGCGGTCCGAGGGGAGTGGCCTCGCCGCCCTCCCTACCGACCGGCTCTCCAGGTCTCCGCGCACCCTGTCCCTCCAGCGAGCCGAGCTCCGGGAGCGCACCGACCCCACCCGGCCCGGCCGAGCGCAGAATGCACGGACCCGGGCGCCCCCTCCTGCTGGGGCTGCTGCTTGTGCTGGGGGCGGCGGGGCCCGGCAGGGGCGGCGCGGAGCCCCGGGAGGCCGCGGACCGACAGACGCTGCTGCGGCTCATCGTGGAGATCGTCCAGGAGCTCAGGAAGTACCACTCGGGGGAGTCCAAGAGGCTGCAGCTCTCGGGCCGGCAGGACTACACCCTGGACCGCAGGGAGGTCGCGGACTACGCTTACCCAGAGGAGCAGAGAGTGGGTGAGTCCCCGCCCGCCCGCTGTGGAGGCGAGCGCCGCCTGCAAAGGCCTCCAGCTTGTGGGGCTGGCCGAGCCCCCGGGTCTGCCTGTCTGGTATCAGGGGACTCTAGAAGAACCAGGACTTGCTTGGAGATAGAACTCTGAGAACGCATacgtagttttaaaatataaatgcatttctactgtttttttttttttttttttaaaagctgggaaatatttttatttaaaaaaggagaTAGGAATTCCATGAATGATGCCTGGCAGATAACATAACTACCCCTCATCCACATCTAAGACGTGTGAGTTGTTACCCGGGTCGGTAATTTCAGCATGGAACTGTCATCTGTTATTttggaaatggaaatattttcagcAAAGCAGTTTCAACTGAGACAGAAATGTTTcagaaccccccacccccatccccacggCAGAGCCTTCCCAGAGTGGCTGCCCTCTGGGAAATTTCCAAGGAAAGCATGCAAGCTTTTAATGCTTTCGTGACACAATCAGGTCAAATATGATAAGGTCAATTTTATATAGACGGACTAAACTTAGTTGTAAACGAAGACTGACATTTAGGAGATGTCTAAACCTTGCAAGCAAGATTCTTACGGAAATTTTCCCTCTTTGAATGAGAATTGGTGGTAGTGTGACCACATGCCATCACATTACTAGTGCAGATCAGGTGAGTAAAAGTGAATCCAGATGACTGTTAAAAAGAGCAAAAGCAAGGCTGAAAGCAGAAAGGATGTCAGCCAGGCTAGTCACCAACACCAGCTGGGACTGTGCAGACACAGCTTTCCCTGGGAACTGTACTTGAGCTCATCTGCCCGGTTATGTCTGTTTGCATGCATTCATACCAACCTTCACAACAGGTGGTATTGACAGACCCTCACCCTTTTTCTAAGTGAATACCTAGAAGAATACGCCTAtggcagatttttttgtttgtttgaaggaTGATATCAGGTTTTCCTCTTAGAACTTTGAGAGACGGTTGAATTTGATTTTCTAGGTCTTCAAGATCAAAGTGTCTAGAGTGATTTATTCACTGGAAGAtaactgtcacacacacacacacacacacttcatggtCCCTGCCTCTCTCCTGATGGTGGAGACCGGTGTTAGTAGCAGATCTTGGAGTGTTGTGAACCTGATTTGAGGACAATGTGCCCACTCACCCGTCCTCATATCGCCGTGTATGGCAATCAAGGGGCTGCTATGATTGCTGTTTATAGCCGAATATCCAGTAATTTTAAAACACCCACTTCAGATCACATGAGAAAATGCTTCTTTTGGTCAAGTTAATAATTTACTTCTTTTCCCTTAAACAGAAATTGTCCCTCGAGATCTAAGGATGAAAGACAAGTTTCTAAAACATCTTACAGGTAAGCTTGCCCCTCGTTCCTTCGCCTCTCCCCAGATACTGGCCTCCCAGGAGCTCTCACTATCTGTTTCTCCTTGCACGCTCCAGGCCCTCTGTATTTCAGCCCAAAGTGCAGCAAACACTTCCACAGACTTTACCACAACACCCGAGACTGCACCATCCCCGCATGTAAGTGACCACGTCTGAATCGCTGCGTAGAGTAGACGTGAGTATGGGCCTCCCGCTGGGTGAACAGCGCCTGCCTTGTGTCACCCAGACTTGCTAGTATTTACTCCCTGTTGACTCTGCAGTCAGGGGCTGGGCTGAGCAGACCATTGAGGAAGATAACGACATGCAGCAGCTAGTGCCAAACAGAACACAGTTTACATTTGCTGGAATTAATCAACTCTTGGAATGGGCTGGACTCCTCCGTGCATTTCTCGAATTCTGGCCTCATGCCTGTCCTTGTATCCACTCGACTCTGACAGTGGAGCAGACGCTTAAAATGAGTCGCTAAAGTGACTACTGTAGGGTATAAAGTATCGAAGGATGGATCTGGACCATTCCCACCACCCTGGCCAGAGACTTTTTGTTTCTACCAGTAATTATAACCTCATCACCCAAGAATTTTACTGCTATTTCAAAACTTTGCTCTTCTGCTTGGTttcatcattcattcagaaaTGCAGGTGCCCCTCTTCATGTGGCTCTCAGCTGTAACTTTCTGGGTTATCTACAACAAAATGGATTTCATTTCCCCCAAAAGTGGCTCCTTGTGCTCTTCACAAAACATGCAATGATGACAAGTAGCTGAGTAGCTGGAGTGACATGTGCTAGAGCCGTCAATCAACTTTTGTGTGTTGTAGGGACCACAACTTCCCTTCCCTTTAAGGCTCACAGGAGGACAGCTGTGCAAATAAGTCAAGCCTCTTAGAAGCAGTTTTCAGGACTGTCCTTAGGCTGTCCTTAGACTGTCCAGACCTGCCTGTCCTGCTCAAAACAGTAAGCCCCTTTCCATGAAGGGGAAACTGCTCTGCGTAGGCAGCAGAGCCACTTTGTGGAGCTCTCCCACCCCCAGACACAGCAGGAAGGCAGGGAGCTCCTCCTGGAGGGAGGGGCGGTGGCCTCGGTCAGCGCCGTCACAGGGACAGAGGCACAAGCGCTGTCTTTGGGCTGCGTATGCCTGATCGCAGACGCCACACGCTCATCCACAGACCCTCCCTGGGaccccccctccacacacacacacttgctgcCTCCTCTGCTGATGTAACTGAGTAGCGAGGCAGCGATTCTCCTGGCCATCCAGAAGGGGAGGTGGCAGGACCAGGACGCATGACGGCTGCACCTGGAGACAGGTCAGTGCCCTGGACGCGCGGCTGGCCACACGGCTCCCACCCTCTCAGCTCATAATGAGCTGCGGGGCCAAATCTGGGCACGTTTGTGCAGCTCGAGGCTGAATACAAGAGTTCCAGCATCCTGGAAGGTCAGACAGAAGGAACAATGGACCTTCTCACTCAAGGCGTGGTCTTGGGGTGAGCTCCTTTGAAGAGCAGGACTTTTGAGTCCATCACACCCGCTGAGCAGTCTGCACCTTAAGGGGACCCCCCAGGTGGACATCAGAGTGGAGACATGTTGTCCAGCAGGGAGATGGTTGACCTCAGAATCTTAGGGCGTGTGTCAAATGCCAGTATCTTCTTTGAGCTCATACAATCCACTGTATCACATATGGTCTGTTTAGGAAAACCGCATCCTAAAAAATGTGGTGCATCTGGTGAAGAGCCAAAAAGCCAGGAGTCCCAATGACCCTGCTTCCAGCTGTCAGATCATCCTTTGAGTCTAAATTATGTCCTCTAAATATTTATCAGGTGTGATTTTCGAAGAATTAGCTGCTTGTCTACCATGTGGTGCATATTCATTGCTGTTAATATATTCATTCACTCGGAATTTGGCCAAGAGTATGAACTCTTCCATCTTTAAGTAGGATTTTGTGACTCTTGAGAAGTAAACTCTGTCTTGAGGAATCCCTGTATGGCCGTGACTGCTGAGCTGCCTGTCCTCTGAGGCAGCATCTGCGAGACGAATGGAGCAGGCAACCACATGCGCTCGCTAGGAGGGCCAGGCCGCACCCAGAAACCAGCTCTTGCTTCCCTCCATTGTCCAGCCAGGTGTTTTCACTCTGGTACTTGGCTGCTGACCCCCTGTCTTTAGAATTTTTGTGCAGAAGGCTTTATGTTATGATCAACTCAAGAGGGGACCCAGCCTGCACGT from Bos indicus x Bos taurus breed Angus x Brahman F1 hybrid chromosome 8, Bos_hybrid_MaternalHap_v2.0, whole genome shotgun sequence includes these protein-coding regions:
- the ALKAL2 gene encoding ALK and LTK ligand 2, producing MHGPGRPLLLGLLLVLGAAGPGRGGAEPREAADRQTLLRLIVEIVQELRKYHSGESKRLQLSGRQDYTLDRREVADYAYPEEQRVEIVPRDLRMKDKFLKHLTGPLYFSPKCSKHFHRLYHNTRDCTIPAYYKRCARLLTRLAVSPMCMEG